A genomic segment from Spinacia oleracea cultivar Varoflay chromosome 3, BTI_SOV_V1, whole genome shotgun sequence encodes:
- the LOC110779208 gene encoding uncharacterized protein, translated as MVFSAKSNDNEGWGMGFLLILFHHHPENHEEHSHFKKKSSPSISLAAKSTNLLLSKTQSTLSICGILVFTTILLFTLSTFEPSSFVHHHSYKSSSSPSRRFLRDHKENDQRGFEVLNLFSHKLKGSESNITHIASNSALQGMGALYLRGSKSMTDLVVAHVAEDVTENEFKSFLRVVINHSGLLSRSDFVFIFASPSSAARFGGLVKLESDSFLRLVRLGCEIGRVAELGVGFSRYLVKREFGEGEKEPMWGRKRGNSSEGELTRSSYGSVVGFEASELDPEDTLSGFLDHVPMSLRRWASYPMLLGRVRRQFKHVMLVDVKSTLILSDPFSRVRNRSSESLFLWSNLDAPEPTTRHHGKRNSGKARDLNSKESKPQLNPAVIVGGSRGVRRFATAALTEIVRGVIEHKGKGRNSVTESGLVNQLVHSGHLLKKINLITPAEPLAKLSSLAGFNSVDTAVFSYLKLSDYFSVVQRGHSGGGSGSLDIDEVVMREICASHKLYSSVYSDCLASQ; from the coding sequence ATGGTTTTTTCTGCAAAATCCAATGACAATGAAGGTTGGGGAATGGGATTCTTGCTCATTCTTTTTCATCATCACCCAGAAAATCATGAAGAACACAGCCATTTTAAGAAGAAATCATCACCTTCGATTTCTTTGGCTGCCAAATCGACCAATTTACTCCTTTCTAAAACACAATCAACTCTTTCTATTTGTGGGATTTTGGTTTTTACCACGATTTTGTTGTTTACTCTTTCTACTTTCGAGCCTAGTTCATTTGTTCATCACCATTCTTATAAATCGTCTTCGTCTCCTTCTCGCAGATTTCTGCGAGACCATAAGGAAAATGATCAAAGAGGGTTCGAGGTGTTGAACCTATTTTCGCATAAGTTGAAGGGCAGTGAGAGTAATATTACCCACATTGCGAGTAATTCTGCGTTGCAGGGGATGGGTGCTCTGTATTTGAGAGGGAGTAAGAGTATGACCGATTTGGTTGTAGCCCATGTTGCTGAAGATGTAACTGAAAATGAGTTTAAGAGCTTTTTAAGAGTGGTTATTAACCACTCTGGTTTACTCTCTCGGTCAGATTTCGTGTTCATCTTCGCCTCACCGTCGTCCGCGGCGAGGTTTGGTGGTTTGGTGAAGTTGGAGTCCGACTCGTTCCTCCGACTCGTTCGACTCGGATGTGAAATCGGGAGGGTCGCCGAGTTAGGGGTTGGGTTTAGTCGGTATTTGGTGAAGAGGGAATTTGGGGAGGGGGAGAAGGAGCCCATGTGGGGGAGGAAGAGGGGGAATTCGAGTGAAGGTGAGTTGACTCGGTCGAGTTACGGGTCGGTGGTGGGGTTTGAGGCTTCGGAGCTTGACCCGGAGGACACGCTTTCGGGTTTCTTGGATCACGTGCCCATGAGTCTGAGGAGGTGGGCGAGTTACCCCATGCTGCTCGGCCGAGTCCGCCGACAGTTTAAGCATGTGATGTTGGTTGATGTCAAGAGCACGTTGATTTTGTCTGACCCGTTTAGCCGAGTCAGGAACCGGAGCTCCGAGTCGTTGTTTCTTTGGTCCAACCTCGATGCTCCAGAGCCGACGACTCGACATCACGGGAAGAGGAACTCCGGTAAGGCCCGGGACTTAAACTCAAAAGAGTCAAAACCTCAGCTCAACCCAGCGGTCATTGTCGGTGGAAGCCGCGGGGTCCGCCGCTTCGCTACTGCGGCATTGACGGAAATTGTCCGGGGCGTTATCGAACACAAGGGGAAGGGACGGAACTCGGTAACCGAGTCAGGACTCGTGAACCAACTCGTTCACAGTGGGCACCTTCTTAAGAAGATTAACTTAATCACGCCGGCCGAGCCACTCGCCAAGTTGAGTTCACTCGCCGGGTTCAATTCGGTCGACACGGCGGTTTTTAGTTACCTAAAACTTTCCGATTACTTCAGTGTGGTGCAACGTGGGCATAGTGGTGGAGGGAGTGGTAGTTTAGATATTGATGAGGTGGTTATGAGAGAAATTTGTGCATCTCATAAATTATATTCTTCTGTTTATAGTGATTGTTTGGCTAGTCAATAA